The Humulus lupulus chromosome 7, drHumLupu1.1, whole genome shotgun sequence region gaagtcttaacaggcagaaaatgagccgacttggttagtctatctatgactatccaagcagaatcatgctgcttatttgtctttggcagacccgtcacgaagtccatggctatatcgtcccacttccactccggtatgctaagcggttgcaataatcctgcaggccgctgatgctccgccttcacttgctggcataccagacacttagatacatactccgctatgttcttcttcatccctggccaccaatagactgccttgatgtcatgagtcatcttggtagaccctggatgaaccgagtatggggtgttgtgcgcttcttctaggatcgtcttcttaatactttgatcgtctggcacgcatacccgatccttatatctcaataaaccttgactggatattgagaaatctgtagtcttgccttctctgactgcatccatgtgcgttgctagtgaatcatcatgtctctgaccattccgtatgtcttctagcagattcgattggatagacaagttagccaacttgcctacaaccacttctattccggcactgataagctcctgttgcagtggcttttctattccggataaggctgctaagttcccataactttttcggctaagtgcatcggcaactacgtttgccttccccgggtggtataggatttcgcagtcgtaatccttcactaattccaaccaccggcgctgcctcatgttaagctccttctgagtaaagaagtattttaaacttttgtggtccgtataaatctcgcaccgttctccgtaaagataatggcgccagatttttaacgcaaagaccaccgctgccaactccatatcgtgagttggatagcgttgttcatactcctttaactgacgtgaggcgtaggctatcaccttgtcattctgcatcagtacgcatcccaatcctaactttgatgcatcacagtagacaacgaacttgtcgttgggtgttgggacactaagtactggtgttgagcaaggcttatctttaagcaactggaagttttcttcacacttatcgttccagttaaacttttgttgcttccgggtcaggttggtgtgtggagtggctatcttagaaaaagccctctacaactttctatagtaacctgctagccctaagaagcttcttacttctgacgcgttctttggtctaggccaatccttcacggcctctaccttcgatggatctactgcaactccgtctttcgatatgatgtgcccgaggaacgccacttgtgagagccaaaactcgcatttcttgaacttggcgtagagttgatgctccttcaatcgcgtcaaaatcatcctcaaatgttcctcgtgctctacttcatccttggagtaaattaaaatgtcgttgatgaacacaacgacaaatttatccaagtagtctttgaagaccctattcattaagtccttaaacgcggctggcgcgttagtaagaccaaaagacataaccaagaactcgtagtgtccatagcgagtcctaaaggctgtcttaggaatatcttctccctttaccttgagctgatgatacctggTCCGTacatcgatcttagaaaatacagtcgcgcctcggagttgatcaagcaaatcatcaatccgaggtagcgggtatttgttcttaattgatactttattcagctcacggtagtctatgcacatgcgcatacttccgtccttcttcttcacgaatagtaccggagctccccatggtgaatggcttggcctaatgaaacccaagtctaggagttcttgtagctgcgtctttaactccttgagttccgtaggtgccatccggtatggtgccttagagataggctcggtgcccggtactaattctatcgtgaattTTATCTCTCGAGTGGGCGGCAATCCTGGAAAGTCATCGAAAAATCCTTCTGGAacttcttgtataactcgaacatctctaACTTTAAGTgacgtctccttctccacattcgtgatgctagctaagaatgcttggcatcctttctccatcattctctgagctttgagaggtgacactaacggtgtgcgtagtcctgaagcttgtcccatgaagcatcgtctctggccgttcaggagtctcgaacgtcatcttcttgcgtctgcagtcgatcgttgcgccatgccgtgctagccaatccatgcctagtattacgtcgaagtccttgatcactagctctatcaggtctccttctagttctatgtcctcaatcttgatcggtacacctcgtactattcgtgatgatagaactacttttcccgaagacaactcggttacaaacctagttctaaatctttcactaggtttgtctagtttttctatcattcctaacgagatatacgagtatattgtTCCCAAATCAagtgatactagaacatatactatcgaggataggatttgacctgtaaatccttgttactagcatgggttcctccttgggtcaatgcaaagactttggtctggaaccatcgtttaatccttcttctcctcactaacattcatcagaatcctttctacttcgattgccgtttctagaacattggcataggtagtggttcccaggtttgctaacttaacccctaattccatctttggtctaagtcctctgacgaacttggtcaacctcgtaaagtcggttgggaccaactctggtgcaaacttgactaatctgttgaactgacgagcatattcttctatcattagcgatgactgccgaggtgtaatacttcttgtggaacggctccacaaatcttgttcatatcatggtggtgacatcgttagtctgctgaactaagtcccaccacattctggcatccttcctgagtaatgacgagacgcaggatatgcggtccgtattactgaggttcatgtgcgtaagaTTTGGTtttacattccttagccactcttctgcctcaaaggggtctatagtcccttcgaagtttggagcgtgctgcttgcggaacctctcatacacttaCTCCATATTcagtactggatgtggcgcgtagttggTCACTGGCcgtcccccatatggaccaacttgttggggtgctagggccatttgttgtagctgcgactgcggttgcggcggaggctgaggctgagtctgcgcctgttgacgttgttgctgcaagagttcctcgacttgttgttgccgtctagcgatttccgcggtgttgtcagctgacggtgtcggcgcgttgcggctagtagtagcacgtacttctcttctgcgaactggagggcatcattggtcgttggaacaacgttggaggcgtttccgttggtgcgtgcagatcttcggaacgacatcttcaccaaaagttctaacagtcgagaacttgttagaacttaccctaataggctctaaggcaaaaacttattctaaaacaaacatatctcggacttatttattatgacttcttatgaaaaattatataggtctttatttagttagagtgggtttctatatttagaaaaacaagtcatctttattttctaagtgtgtttctaatcatcctatatgacttaattctcaggctcgaaacttatctttgttccaaagttaaccatattgagggagggctgggatcagtaaaatcgttcccactactatggccccctaactctcaataaggaaaccaggttcattgatttgtatccaccctcaccgaactcaatcattattcattttatttagtatttattatgattgcgaaaatagaatcaaactcatacattaaaataaaataacatgaaattaatttggaaaaaataattttcacttattacaatcataaagtaaagaaataaacaaaacaaacaatgaaaaaaaactagctattctaaaaatcgggatcttctacatccgatccttcatctagcatatcatcatctatctccttataatcatcgttgtcttgagcctcaaaatttcctcggggaagattcaagaagatcctatgttgttgctcattagtgaattgaaactctaagtcataggtgaacttaagtatgagagaataatatcttagggctgcttgtaagtcatcatcattatttatattctcccatatttcttctaaagttaaaattgctgaaggaaaatcttttaaaagcctaattactaggacatattgttctgcagctctcatcatgatttgcttagactcttgaaggtgacctatctctttgtggaacaaaatcaatctttgagtgatcttttctagtgctcctatggTGTCTCTTGGCTCCcgtattctttttaaggccttaatggctcggatatcttggtaggttaaggctccgttcattcttaactgaaacataaacactagagttgttagctatacatatagacaaagtaacttgtaacttgtaacttaaacacttacttggcggtccgattcggagctttgagcatgtgtatcgaggagaacttcatgcgaaggaaccgtttgctctgataccaactgtaatgacccactaatctagactaattggaccattatcgaaactatacataaaacttacatttttacaaaaataccataatttattgagtaacttaaaaaataagagttatttacaaagaaacagaatactaagaaggattatgggatcccattgtttttaaaacaaaacatgatttaaaataaaagacattacataataatgcggaaaatacacataaaaaccataaaaacataaaaggagactatatcctcgaatcgaataacgctcggccccttgactccattcatcatcgatacacattctccaagcgccacgaatctttccgcctctaaacttattttcctgcacataaacagaaaggagtgagcctaatgcccagtaaggaaaatctaacacaaagtcacatacataatttcataagaaaacataaagacatatcataacacataattcacttattataatggccattattacttggggtcccatagactaaacaagcttatgcccatgagattagtggggtcctaccagctaaataggcttatgcccacaatccttttggggtcttgttagtcaaataggcatatgcccaagcctacaacatacacatcaataacatataacatatgaaaacataacacataaaatagcataatcataaacatgtagattctagcctattttccttaccaaagttaccgagattatggactgagttgggattgttggaacactcctaaaaccataagaaagagtaagtctaaagaaaggagatgaaatgaaagagatggaacaactaaaccatagaaaacatacttaccgacttatatgcttaaaagcttggattccctaaccaaaataagaataaggttaggggactgagtagaaggttttgagaaaggaaataacataaaaatacagaaaagaactagagttttgggtttacctcaaagattgcaagatcaatctaacatccaccgaaatactatagcactcacttacttcccaaagtgtttgataagcttatgatgtttaagcttatagtttttccccaaaccaagtgtttacactctcacactcacttaacactagcagcctctgaacttagagcaaatggtgaataatggctgggtactaggtcctatttatagagtttgggaatgaaaatatcttgattttacttgaataaaaataatggctttttaagtgaaaatcatttgaataatcgttcagcagaggctgaagactcgttcagaagatgctggactgttgaaggagtttgaatggctgaagggaaaagaattcaaaagtacttgaattcatgctggtggaggcgatatatcgccccctgtaggcgatatatcgcctgggccagtatgcccgaggcgaccgtgcatcgtttcgtgttttccgtatctacgtgctgcgacatatcgccccctatagctgcgatatatcggcacacgctgaatatttaaacacgaaattacacatttttagctaagtttgaatggagtaaacagccttgactaagccctcaacgtactcaaagctgctgactgaccctataacattcaaactttactccttattatatttaatcctcaaaaatctttaatccttaatcaccattcataacatgtgcttaaaatcctattggttgatgtctaaaccttataatatagtaaataaaaTCCTTagtatcagtcacattaatcaaaccttaggttaacttaacattcttaaactatagattaaacttagaaaatctataagtactactatgagtgtccaaataactcccggtctgaaccaaaaatccaaagtaacaatgataacactaaacatactataatactactaaacaattaggtaagtaaagttcttggactctactgTGTTGAGCTTTCACCAGAGATGTTAGTTGCATAATAAGGCTCATTGGCATAGTTAGAAGGCAAGTTTACTGTGTTGAGCACAACATTCCCATCTTCTCGCAAACGAAATTGGAACCTTCCTTTGGAATAGTTAGTCTGTGATTGATGAGATGAAAGGACTTGTCCCATGTCCAATACCTGGCTTGGCAAAATGGTATCTGTTGGATTCTTAAAGCTTTCCCATAACTTGTTTGAATTGGAACCTTCAAGGACAAAGTTTCCTTCATCACTCATGACACCATTGGCAACACTTTCATCAACTGACTCAGACTTCCATAGCTCTTCGCCTAGAGGAGTAGTTAGAGCAAGTCCTATTTCAGGAGTTAGCACCACATTTGATCTCGCTTCAGCCGGCTTATCTCCATTGACATACCATATGCATAGCAAGAAGAAGAGATCATCTTGGTTTCTAAGCTTGCGAAAGCCGAAAGCAAACTCGCCATTCTGAGAGAGCCAAGAGGAAGAGTTCTCTGTTGCGAAAAGGGAAGCTCCTAAGCTCACTCTGCCATTACTGGTTTGAGGAAGAACTTGGTTTGCTGATAGAAAAAAGAGCAAGGGAAGAAGAACAAGTTGAGAAGATAGAGCCAGTTGTCTTTACATCTTGGTCTCTTATTTTGTTCTTCAACTAATCATAGACCAAACTCAAGCAGGGTGGAGTAGCTTGGTGATAATGTAATCAAATCAAGAAGAACATAACTAACACGCGCATAAGACTTTTTTGTTTTGTAAAAAttcactctctttctcttttAGACTTTGTTGATCCAAATACAAATCTAAGTGAAGAGAATATTTAACTGCTACACTATGCTACTGCATTCAATTTCAAATTACTAAACACGTGTTTTCTCAATGTGTGGCAGTGGTCATAAAGTAAGGTTGAACTTTTTTGTCTCACTAATCTTTTTTTAAGTATTTCTTTCCTCTCGCTCTCTCAATCTCTATTCTGAACCATCTGCAGAATAGATTCTTTGTTTAAGTTGATTTTCCCAAGTATTATGCATTTTAAGGATAACAGAAATTATAGTCTGTAATAGCTAACAACTAACTACTAACTACTTATCTCTTAACAGCACCAAATGTTGATTTGATTGTATAGCACAAAGGCGTCACCCCCACTTATTTTCATATATAGTAATGCTCATAATCTGCAGTAATgccatcacatatatatatatatatatatttatatatatataagttcaaAACTTTGTTGGCATTGGATCATCCACAAGTTTCAGATTAAACAACCTTAACTTGATAAGATTTGGTTTGGGGAGAATTGGTTGACTTGTGGTAATTTTACTATATATAGCCGAGAATAGTCTAAGCTTATAAATTTGAGGACAACTTAATTAAAATCAAAGGAACAATATCTATCTCTTTGTAGCCAACATCAACATATGTATACTTGTAAAGACAAAAGACTAGGGAATATATGTGAGAGTTTGGTGACCGTGTACGAGTGTGTCAAAACTTTCATTTTCATTCACACAAATTCCTAATTTCTTGAGTTTCTTCAGTTGTAGAAAATCATTATTCAGACCAAGATACTTGGTATGAATACCTACCAATGATATGGAGGTGAGTGGTGAAGAGAAAGAGATTTTGACAGATTGGGCTTGTGACTGCTACCAAGATGGGACATTGCATGATTTGGTCAGTTTTGAAGTTGAAGCCTTAGATGATATGAAGAAGTTGGAGACATATGTGATGGTTGCTATGTGGTGTGCTCAAGAAAATCCAGCCAACTCACCCAGCCCCTCCCAACTCACCCAGCCAACTCGGTTTCAGAAACTCAGCAGTCATCAGCGGAGCGTTGAGTCTCCGCCGACGGCGTCTTAGCCCACTTCGCCTCCGGGTATTCCTCTTGTGTTAGTTGCCATCAGCTATATGGAGTGAAGTCCATGTGTTCGATAAATGGTCGCCGAAACCTTTTTCTACCTTTTATATATGCCTTCACTTGTAACGTCATAGCCTCGAAGTGAAAGGTTACTTCTTTTCTGTGTTACCCAACCATTGTAGAACTCACCAGAGATCTGAGAAAGCCTCATTCTCAGAATTACGTCAACAAGCAATGATCTACAACAAAGTTGGGAAACTATGCACCAAGCTAAACCTGGGGAAAAGGTACAGTTCCACAAAACCCAATAGGGAAATCTCAGACCCAACTGAATGAATCTGCAAAGTGATGATGTCCAATCCAGTGGCAGCAATCCACACTGGGGTTAAGGTTTCGCCAGAGATGGTTGACCACGTCCTTGTCCGATTCCAGAACGCTGGAATGCTCACATACCGGTTTTTTGAGTGGGCAGCGAAGCAACGGGGCTATGACCACAGTGTCCGAGCATACCACGCCATGATTGGGTCACTAGCAAAGATACGTCAGTACCAGCTCATGTGGGAGCTGGTGAGTAGCATGAGGTCAAAGGAATTGATCAACGTTGAAACATTCTGTATCATTATGAGAAAGTACACCAGAGCTCAGAAAGTAGAGGAAGCTCTTTATACCTTTAATGTCATGGAGAAGTATGGTGTTGAACCCAATCTAACAGCTTTTAATGGGCTTCTGAGTGCTTTGTGCAAATCCAAGAATGTGAGAAAAGCTCAGGAGGTTTTTGATGCTATGAAGGCTCGGTTTGAACCAGATTCGAAAACTTATAGCATTTTGATAGATGGGTGGGGGAAAGAACCCAATTTGCTTAAAGCCAGAGAAGTTTTCAGAGATATGGCTGATATTGGTATTAGTCCTGATATTGTGACTTATGGTATAATGGTTGATGTTCTCTGTAAGGCTGGGAGAGTTGATGAAGCTATTGGAATTGTGAGAACAATGGATTCCAATGGTTGCAAACCGTCTTCGTTTATTTACAGTGTTTTGGTTGACACATATGGGGTGGAGAACAGGATTGAAGATGCTGTGGATGCCTTTATGGAAATGGAAAGCAAGGGTGTTGAAGCAGATGTGGTTGTGTATAATGCTttgattggtgctttcattaaggtGGACAGGTTCAAGAATGCTTATAGGGTGTTAAATGACATGGATTCAAAAGGGATAATGCCTAATTCAAGGACTTGTAATGTGATGTTAAATGGCTTGGTTGGCAGAGGGAAGACAGAGGAGGCATTTAAGGTGTTTCGGAGGATGGTTAAGGTATGCGAGGCGGATTCAGACACCTACACGATGATGATAAAGATGTTTTGTGAGAAGGATGAGGTTGAGATGGCTCTGAAAGTGTGGAAATACATGAAGTTGAAGCGATTTGTTCCGAGTATGCATACTTTTTCGGTTCTAATAAATGGGTTGTGTGAGAAGGGTGATGCTACACAGGCCTGTGTTCTAATGGAGGAGATGATAGAGAAGGGAATTCGACCTTCAGGGGTAACTTTAGGGAGGTTGAGACAGTTGTTGAT contains the following coding sequences:
- the LOC133789630 gene encoding G-type lectin S-receptor-like serine/threonine-protein kinase RLK1; its protein translation is MRLSQISANQVLPQTSNGRVSLGASLFATENSSSWLSQNGEFAFGFRKLRNQDDLFFLLCIWYVNGDKPAEARSNVVLTPEIGLALTTPLGEELWKSESVDESVANGVMSDEGNFVLEGSNSNKLWESFKNPTDTILPSQVLDMGQVLSSHQSQTNYSKGRFQFRLREDGNVVLNTVNLPSNYANEPYYATNISGESSTQ
- the LOC133790318 gene encoding pentatricopeptide repeat-containing protein At1g77360, mitochondrial-like is translated as MMSNPVAAIHTGVKVSPEMVDHVLVRFQNAGMLTYRFFEWAAKQRGYDHSVRAYHAMIGSLAKIRQYQLMWELVSSMRSKELINVETFCIIMRKYTRAQKVEEALYTFNVMEKYGVEPNLTAFNGLLSALCKSKNVRKAQEVFDAMKARFEPDSKTYSILIDGWGKEPNLLKAREVFRDMADIGISPDIVTYGIMVDVLCKAGRVDEAIGIVRTMDSNGCKPSSFIYSVLVDTYGVENRIEDAVDAFMEMESKGVEADVVVYNALIGAFIKVDRFKNAYRVLNDMDSKGIMPNSRTCNVMLNGLVGRGKTEEAFKVFRRMVKVCEADSDTYTMMIKMFCEKDEVEMALKVWKYMKLKRFVPSMHTFSVLINGLCEKGDATQACVLMEEMIEKGIRPSGVTLGRLRQLLIKEGRDDVLKFLQQKMNLMVKEPLCD